Proteins encoded within one genomic window of Sphingomonas cannabina:
- a CDS encoding response regulator transcription factor, translating to MTAENSILLFISDASVLASLQFALSLEGFQVADGLAAANPSATCLVIDQACRGGGLDLLASLRAGGCNAPALLLATNPGAALRRRAGALGATIIEKPLLGDELTRALRRILQTEAA from the coding sequence ATGACGGCGGAGAATTCGATCCTGCTGTTCATCAGCGACGCCTCGGTCCTGGCCTCGCTCCAGTTCGCCCTCTCGCTCGAAGGGTTTCAGGTGGCGGACGGACTGGCGGCAGCCAATCCGTCCGCCACCTGCCTGGTGATCGACCAGGCCTGCCGCGGCGGCGGGCTGGATCTGCTCGCATCGCTTCGCGCCGGCGGCTGCAATGCACCGGCCCTGCTGCTCGCCACCAATCCGGGGGCCGCCCTGCGGCGGCGGGCCGGCGCCCTTGGCGCCACCATCATCGAGAAGCCCCTGCTCGGCGACGAGCTGACGCGCGCGCTGCGCCGCATCCTGCAAACCGAGGCTGCCTGA
- a CDS encoding alternative oxidase has product MIPPFIDLGIHHQPKGLSDRIAFAFTKVLRWTADTFFAERYGHRAVVLETVAAVPGMVGATINHLACLRRMCDDRGWIKTLMDEAENERMHLMTFIEISKPTFFERAVIIGVQWVFYLFFFGLYLVSSKTAHRVVGYFEEEAVISYTHYLAEIDEGRSENLPAPEIAKRYWSLPEDATLRDVVLVVRADEAHHRDVNHGFANELAGLPVGAVAASPPHATLEPNWKRAA; this is encoded by the coding sequence ATGATCCCACCGTTCATCGATCTCGGCATCCATCACCAGCCCAAGGGCCTGTCGGACCGGATCGCCTTCGCCTTCACCAAGGTGCTGCGCTGGACCGCCGACACCTTCTTCGCCGAGCGTTACGGCCATCGCGCCGTCGTTCTGGAAACGGTTGCCGCCGTTCCGGGGATGGTCGGCGCGACGATCAACCACCTCGCCTGCCTGCGCCGCATGTGCGACGACAGGGGCTGGATCAAGACGCTCATGGACGAAGCCGAAAATGAGCGCATGCACCTGATGACCTTCATCGAGATCTCCAAGCCCACCTTCTTCGAGCGGGCCGTGATCATCGGCGTGCAGTGGGTATTCTATCTATTCTTCTTCGGCCTCTATCTCGTCAGTTCGAAGACAGCGCACCGGGTGGTCGGCTATTTCGAGGAGGAGGCGGTGATCAGCTACACCCATTATCTCGCCGAGATCGACGAAGGGCGCAGCGAGAACCTGCCGGCGCCCGAGATCGCCAAGCGCTACTGGAGCCTGCCCGAGGACGCGACGCTGCGCGACGTGGTGCTCGTGGTCCGCGCCGACGAAGCGCACCACCGCGACGTCAATCACGGTTTCGCCAACGAGCTTGCCGGGCTGCCGGTCGGCGCCGTCGCCGCCTCCCCGCCGCATGCGACGCTCGAGCCCAATTGGAAGCGGGCCGCCTGA
- a CDS encoding PAS domain S-box protein codes for MAVWPSPPLVVTLALAAAAIALGAGVRISFAEQLGPRATYIFFVPAVVAASALSGLRMGVAASIAGAVVGLWCDRLIGPIEAGSLIAAAAFVVIGCAIALGGEWFQRARARAERVTAGLARREAHLRSILDTVPDAIVVIDEQGLIRDFSPAAERMFGWQANEVLDRNVSMLMPDPYRSAHDGYLERYYRTGEKRIIGKGRVVVGERRDRSTFPIELAVGEMRADGQRYFTGFIRDLTERQQAEARLQELQNELVHVSRLTALGEMASALAHELNQPLSAIANYLKGTRMLLERAEVPQERVADAVERAACEALRAGDIIRRLRDFVGRGEAERAVESLPKMVEEASALALIGAKEHGIRVQYDFSPEIDLVLADKVQVQQVVLNLVRNAVDAMTESVSVRRELTITTELVDDEMAQVTVADSGPGIDPEVAEQLFQPFVTTKRAGMGIGLSISRTIIEAHGGRIWANARAGGGALFGFTLPRVGEEELYDGG; via the coding sequence TTGGCAGTCTGGCCGTCGCCGCCGCTGGTCGTGACGCTGGCGCTCGCCGCCGCGGCGATCGCGCTCGGCGCCGGCGTCCGGATCAGCTTCGCGGAGCAGCTCGGGCCGCGGGCGACCTATATCTTCTTCGTTCCGGCTGTGGTGGCGGCGAGCGCTCTGTCCGGCTTGCGCATGGGCGTTGCTGCGAGCATCGCCGGCGCGGTGGTCGGTCTGTGGTGCGACCGCTTGATCGGCCCGATCGAGGCGGGAAGCCTGATCGCGGCCGCGGCCTTCGTGGTGATCGGATGCGCGATCGCGCTCGGCGGCGAATGGTTCCAGCGCGCCCGCGCCCGCGCCGAGCGCGTCACCGCCGGCCTCGCACGCCGCGAAGCGCACCTGCGCTCGATCCTCGATACCGTGCCGGATGCGATCGTGGTGATCGACGAGCAGGGCTTGATCCGCGACTTCAGCCCGGCCGCCGAGAGAATGTTCGGCTGGCAGGCGAACGAGGTCCTCGACCGCAATGTCAGCATGTTGATGCCCGATCCCTATCGCTCGGCGCATGATGGTTATCTCGAGCGCTACTACCGGACCGGCGAGAAACGGATCATCGGCAAGGGCCGGGTCGTCGTCGGGGAGCGCAGGGACCGCTCGACCTTCCCGATCGAGCTCGCCGTAGGCGAGATGCGGGCCGACGGGCAGCGGTACTTCACCGGCTTCATCCGCGACCTTACCGAGCGCCAGCAGGCGGAAGCGCGACTGCAGGAGCTACAGAACGAGCTTGTCCATGTGTCGCGCCTGACGGCGCTCGGCGAGATGGCCTCGGCGCTTGCGCACGAACTCAACCAGCCGCTCTCGGCGATCGCCAACTATCTCAAGGGCACCCGCATGCTGCTCGAGCGCGCCGAGGTGCCGCAGGAGCGGGTGGCCGACGCGGTGGAGCGGGCGGCTTGCGAAGCGCTGCGTGCCGGCGACATCATCCGGCGCCTGCGCGACTTCGTCGGCCGCGGCGAGGCGGAGCGTGCGGTCGAAAGCCTGCCGAAGATGGTCGAGGAGGCGAGCGCGCTGGCGCTGATCGGCGCCAAGGAACATGGTATCCGCGTGCAATATGACTTCAGTCCTGAGATCGATCTGGTGCTCGCCGACAAGGTTCAGGTCCAGCAGGTCGTGCTGAACCTCGTGCGCAATGCCGTCGACGCGATGACCGAATCGGTGTCAGTGCGCCGCGAGCTGACGATCACCACCGAACTCGTCGACGACGAGATGGCGCAGGTGACCGTTGCCGACAGCGGACCGGGAATCGATCCAGAGGTGGCCGAGCAGCTGTTCCAGCCTTTCGTCACCACCAAGCGCGCGGGTATGGGCATCGGTCTGTCGATCTCGCGCACGATCATCGAGGCGCATGGCGGGCGGATCTGGGCAAACGCGCGTGCGGGCGGCGGGGCATTGTTCGGTTTCACGCTGCCGCGCGTCGGCGAGGAGGAGCTGTACGATGGCGGGTGA
- the fixJ gene encoding response regulator FixJ gives MAGEAIVYVIDDDDSARHSLEFLLDCARIRVRSFVSADAFLAASPPLAGACVVTDVRMPGRSGVELVEELRRRGAAVPVIVITGHADVPLAIQAMKAGVADFIEKPFDDAVMLAAIRNALARQAGDDQAQAEHQAVLERIASLSPREREVMDGLVAGEANKAIAFDLGISARTVEVYRANVMMKMHAKTLSELVRMVTLARLS, from the coding sequence ATGGCGGGTGAGGCGATCGTCTATGTGATCGACGACGATGATAGCGCGCGCCACTCGCTGGAATTCCTGCTCGATTGCGCCAGGATCCGGGTCCGTTCGTTCGTGTCCGCCGATGCCTTCCTGGCGGCGTCGCCGCCGCTGGCCGGCGCCTGCGTCGTGACCGACGTGCGCATGCCTGGCCGGAGCGGGGTCGAGCTGGTCGAGGAGCTCAGGCGCCGGGGCGCCGCCGTTCCGGTGATCGTCATCACCGGTCATGCCGATGTGCCGCTGGCGATCCAGGCGATGAAGGCCGGCGTCGCCGATTTCATCGAGAAGCCGTTCGATGACGCGGTGATGCTGGCGGCGATCCGCAACGCGCTGGCTCGGCAGGCCGGCGACGACCAGGCGCAGGCGGAGCACCAGGCGGTGCTGGAACGGATCGCCAGCCTGTCCCCACGCGAGCGTGAGGTGATGGACGGCTTGGTGGCGGGCGAGGCAAACAAGGCGATCGCCTTCGATCTCGGCATCAGCGCGCGCACGGTCGAGGTCTACCGCGCCAATGTGATGATGAAGATGCATGCCAAGACGCTGTCCGAGCTCGTCCGGATGGTGACGCTCGCCCGTCTCTCGTGA
- a CDS encoding YoaK family protein encodes MDRYDRRVRLFAAGLASLAGYVDACGFILSKGFFVSFMSGNSTRLAVGVAEALPDALAAGGLILAFLLGVTAGSLYGRAAGERRAAAVLLMIAALIAGAAVSSWAGYLHAALALTAFAMGAENAIFEQDGQVRIGLTYMTGSIVKLGQGLASAVSGGDRWAWLPYLLLWGGFVAGAVCGAAAAASAQSAALWIGSALALSFAIVAGSILDTGRSRQAGC; translated from the coding sequence ATGGATCGTTACGACCGGCGGGTGAGGCTGTTTGCGGCAGGATTGGCCAGCCTCGCCGGCTATGTCGACGCCTGCGGCTTCATCCTGTCGAAAGGCTTCTTCGTCTCGTTCATGAGCGGCAACTCGACGCGGCTGGCGGTCGGCGTCGCGGAGGCGCTGCCGGATGCGCTGGCGGCGGGAGGGCTGATCCTCGCCTTCCTTCTCGGCGTGACGGCGGGGTCGCTTTACGGGCGGGCGGCGGGGGAGCGGCGAGCGGCGGCCGTGCTCCTCATGATCGCGGCGCTGATCGCCGGCGCGGCCGTGTCATCATGGGCCGGATATCTCCACGCCGCACTGGCGCTGACGGCGTTCGCGATGGGGGCCGAGAACGCGATCTTCGAGCAGGACGGGCAGGTCCGCATCGGCCTGACCTACATGACCGGCAGCATCGTCAAGCTCGGTCAGGGCCTCGCCAGCGCGGTTTCGGGCGGCGACAGGTGGGCATGGCTGCCTTACCTGCTCCTCTGGGGCGGGTTCGTCGCCGGCGCGGTCTGCGGCGCGGCGGCCGCAGCGAGCGCCCAGTCCGCCGCGCTCTGGATCGGCAGCGCGCTCGCGCTGTCCTTCGCCATCGTGGCGGGCTCCATCTTAGACACCGGCCGCAGCCGCCAGGCCGGTTGCTAA
- a CDS encoding DsbA family oxidoreductase, protein MAQPMRIDLVSDVSCPWCIIGLRGLEEALERTAGLVDAEITFQPFELNPGMAPNGENIVEHVARKYGATREQSAANRETIRQRAAAVGFRMNTSEDSRIYNTFDAHRLLHWAAFEGYQAALKHALLEAYFTEGQDPSDVDVLVSAAEKAGLDGDAAREVLSSGRYADEVRHAEQLWQARGVRAVPAVVIDGKYLISGGQPPEAFEQALRQIAAEGT, encoded by the coding sequence ATGGCCCAACCGATGAGGATCGACCTCGTTTCCGACGTCTCCTGTCCCTGGTGCATCATCGGCCTACGCGGGCTCGAGGAGGCGCTGGAGCGGACCGCCGGCCTCGTCGACGCCGAGATCACCTTCCAGCCATTCGAGCTTAATCCCGGCATGGCGCCGAACGGCGAGAACATCGTCGAGCATGTCGCCCGCAAATATGGTGCGACACGCGAGCAATCGGCCGCCAATCGCGAAACGATCCGGCAACGCGCTGCGGCGGTCGGGTTCCGCATGAACACCTCGGAGGACAGCCGCATCTACAACACCTTCGACGCGCACCGCCTGCTCCACTGGGCCGCATTCGAAGGGTACCAGGCCGCGCTCAAGCACGCGCTGCTCGAAGCCTATTTCACCGAGGGGCAGGACCCGTCCGATGTCGACGTGCTCGTCTCGGCCGCCGAGAAGGCTGGCCTCGACGGCGATGCGGCACGCGAGGTGCTGAGCTCAGGCCGCTATGCCGACGAGGTCCGGCATGCCGAGCAGCTCTGGCAGGCGCGCGGTGTCCGTGCCGTGCCGGCGGTGGTCATCGACGGGAAATATCTCATCTCGGGCGGCCAGCCTCCCGAGGCGTTCGAACAGGCACTGCGCCAGATCGCGGCTGAAGGCACGTAA
- a CDS encoding universal stress protein, giving the protein MKNVLVLMHDDAGQEARFQAAVDLTRALDGHLTCIDIAIAPVFVGDYADCGGTALLMADEEQREGVNRTRMEARLRVEGVPYDWIDEKGFLTPCVCDSTALADLVVLNRELDSIPYPDMRELVGDLLVKTGKPIVAVPENAKGFDAFGHALVAWDGSEQAEAALRAAVPLLQHAGTVTILEVDDGSIKLPASEAAEYLSRHGIKPIVRRESAREDIPSTVLLDTIEAVGAAYLVMGGFGHRRFIEAAFGGVTKRMLKECPVPLFIAH; this is encoded by the coding sequence ATGAAGAATGTCCTTGTCCTGATGCATGACGACGCCGGCCAGGAAGCGCGGTTCCAGGCGGCGGTGGATCTCACCCGCGCGCTCGACGGGCACCTGACCTGCATCGATATCGCGATCGCGCCGGTCTTCGTCGGCGACTATGCCGATTGCGGCGGCACCGCATTGCTGATGGCCGACGAGGAGCAGCGTGAGGGCGTCAATCGCACGCGCATGGAAGCCCGGCTCCGGGTCGAGGGCGTGCCCTATGACTGGATCGACGAGAAGGGTTTCCTCACGCCGTGCGTATGCGACAGCACCGCGCTCGCCGACCTCGTGGTCCTCAACCGCGAACTCGACAGCATTCCCTATCCGGACATGCGCGAGCTCGTCGGCGACCTGCTGGTCAAGACCGGCAAGCCGATCGTCGCGGTCCCGGAGAACGCGAAGGGATTCGACGCCTTCGGCCACGCGCTCGTCGCCTGGGACGGTTCGGAGCAGGCGGAGGCGGCGTTGCGCGCGGCGGTGCCGCTGTTGCAGCATGCGGGGACGGTGACGATCCTCGAGGTCGACGACGGCTCGATCAAGCTGCCTGCCAGCGAAGCGGCCGAGTATCTCTCCCGGCACGGCATCAAGCCGATCGTCCGGCGCGAGAGCGCGCGCGAGGACATCCCGAGCACCGTATTGCTCGACACGATCGAAGCGGTCGGCGCGGCATATCTCGTAATGGGCGGGTTCGGGCATCGTCGCTTCATCGAGGCTGCGTTCGGCGGCGTCACCAAGCGCATGCTGAAGGAATGTCCGGTGCCGCTGTTCATCGCGCACTGA
- a CDS encoding response regulator, whose amino-acid sequence MTPENAPVRHLVLIEDDAAVRRALQLLLRGQGYEVYSFSEAAPALADAALSGASHVVIDYALPSTDGIAVLRALRASGWRGVAVLITAFYSHALQLQAKAAGFAAVLAKPFRDDALIDALAEPQTDA is encoded by the coding sequence ATGACTCCCGAGAATGCGCCAGTCCGTCACCTCGTGCTGATCGAGGATGACGCCGCCGTGCGCCGTGCCTTGCAGCTGCTCCTGCGCGGCCAGGGCTATGAGGTTTACTCCTTCTCCGAAGCGGCGCCCGCGCTGGCGGATGCCGCCCTGTCGGGCGCAAGCCATGTCGTGATCGACTACGCCCTGCCGAGCACCGACGGCATCGCCGTGTTGCGGGCGCTCAGGGCGTCGGGCTGGCGCGGCGTCGCCGTGCTGATCACCGCCTTCTATTCACATGCGTTGCAATTGCAGGCGAAGGCCGCCGGCTTCGCCGCGGTGCTGGCGAAGCCGTTCCGCGACGATGCGCTGATCGATGCGCTCGCGGAGCCTCAAACCGACGCATGA
- a CDS encoding PAS domain S-box protein: MTDARTSFARDAVSAYGTAVASVAVAALVRWAAHEWLDDRGHYLFFTVAVLVTGVLAGPWPALIAAALSVALVHLLGWADGPIAPFELAAFLLAGAVIVGVAAYIAALRRRWRSSEQTAARRAARANDLADTLNLLIDGATSYGIYMLDPEGRVTIWNKAAERLKGWTEEEVLGRHCAIFYPEPAVAAGKPQRDLDRARAEGRFEEDDWRVRKNGSEFLAHVTVTALYDDTGALRGFGKVIRDVTEERAAERRNQASASQFRSILATVPDAMIVINETGRILSFSTAAEKLFGYAEAEVAGRNVSCLMPSPDRERHDGYIQRYLATGERRIIGLGRTVIGERRDGSTFPMELSVGEAVTEGTRVFTGFIRDLTEKQRAETRIEQLRSELVHAARVSAMGTMASTLAHELNQPITAVVTFVRGVRNLLREDDPDDRAMIEEGLDDAYEEALRAGGIVRRLREFVGRGEIEKEIGSLSAMVDDAAKLALIGAREKGVEAHIELDPRVDSVLVDRIQTQQVLINLMRNAIEAMADAPERVLTISSAPDEAGFVRVTVADTGPGVSPEIAENLFRAFNSTKSSGMGLGLSICRTIVEAHGGRIWMEPGPDGGSQFHFTLVRADMEAPV; the protein is encoded by the coding sequence TTGACCGACGCCCGCACCTCGTTCGCACGCGATGCCGTGTCTGCCTACGGTACCGCGGTCGCTTCGGTTGCCGTCGCGGCGCTGGTGCGGTGGGCGGCGCACGAATGGCTCGACGATCGTGGTCATTATCTGTTCTTCACGGTTGCGGTGCTGGTGACGGGAGTCCTGGCCGGGCCGTGGCCGGCCTTGATCGCTGCCGCGCTGTCGGTTGCGCTCGTCCATCTGCTCGGCTGGGCGGACGGGCCGATCGCCCCCTTCGAGCTTGCCGCTTTCCTGCTCGCGGGGGCGGTGATCGTCGGTGTCGCCGCCTATATCGCCGCTCTGCGCCGCCGCTGGCGATCGAGCGAGCAGACTGCCGCGCGCCGTGCGGCGCGTGCGAACGACCTCGCCGATACGCTCAACCTCCTGATCGACGGCGCGACGAGCTATGGCATCTACATGCTCGATCCTGAGGGGCGGGTGACGATCTGGAACAAGGCGGCGGAGCGCCTCAAGGGGTGGACCGAGGAGGAAGTGCTCGGGCGGCATTGCGCGATCTTCTATCCCGAGCCGGCGGTGGCAGCCGGCAAGCCGCAACGGGATCTCGATCGCGCCCGCGCCGAGGGTCGGTTCGAGGAAGACGACTGGCGGGTGCGCAAGAACGGCTCGGAGTTCCTGGCGCACGTCACGGTCACCGCGCTCTACGACGACACCGGTGCGCTGCGCGGCTTCGGCAAGGTCATTCGCGACGTCACCGAGGAGCGCGCCGCCGAGCGCCGCAACCAGGCAAGCGCCTCGCAGTTCCGCTCCATCCTGGCGACCGTCCCCGATGCGATGATCGTGATCAACGAAACGGGCAGGATCCTGTCGTTCAGCACCGCCGCGGAGAAGCTGTTCGGCTATGCCGAAGCCGAGGTCGCCGGCCGGAACGTCAGTTGCCTCATGCCCTCTCCGGACCGCGAGCGGCACGACGGCTATATCCAGCGCTATCTCGCGACCGGCGAGCGGCGGATCATCGGCCTGGGACGGACCGTGATCGGCGAGCGGCGCGACGGCTCGACCTTCCCGATGGAGCTTTCGGTCGGCGAGGCGGTCACCGAGGGCACCCGAGTCTTCACCGGCTTCATCCGCGACCTGACCGAGAAGCAGCGGGCGGAGACCCGCATCGAGCAGCTGCGCTCCGAGCTCGTTCATGCCGCGCGGGTGAGCGCGATGGGCACCATGGCCTCGACGCTCGCGCACGAGCTCAACCAGCCGATCACCGCCGTCGTGACCTTCGTGCGCGGCGTGCGTAACCTGCTGCGTGAGGACGATCCCGACGATCGCGCGATGATCGAAGAGGGCCTTGACGACGCTTATGAGGAGGCACTGCGCGCCGGCGGCATCGTGCGCCGTCTGCGCGAGTTCGTCGGGCGCGGCGAGATCGAGAAGGAGATCGGCTCGCTGTCCGCGATGGTCGACGACGCCGCCAAGCTCGCGCTGATCGGTGCGCGCGAGAAAGGTGTCGAGGCGCATATCGAGCTCGACCCGCGCGTGGACAGCGTGCTCGTCGACCGCATCCAGACGCAGCAAGTGCTGATCAACCTCATGCGCAACGCCATCGAGGCGATGGCGGACGCGCCCGAACGCGTGCTCACCATCTCGAGCGCGCCCGACGAGGCGGGGTTTGTCCGCGTCACGGTGGCTGACACCGGGCCCGGGGTTTCGCCCGAGATCGCCGAGAACCTGTTCCGTGCCTTCAACAGTACCAAAAGCAGCGGCATGGGGCTCGGCCTGTCGATCTGTCGGACGATCGTCGAGGCGCATGGCGGGCGCATCTGGATGGAGCCGGGCCCGGACGGCGGCTCGCAATTTCATTTCACCTTGGTTCGCGCAGATATGGAGGCGCCGGTATGA
- the fixJ gene encoding response regulator FixJ: protein MSDKPLVHVIDDEESVRRGASFFLKTSGYAVRTWPSGVAFLKEVRHVEVGCILLDIRMPEMDGLEVQRQLNERGVTMPVIVLTGHGDVANAVTAMRAGAIDFLEKPFDTDALQDAITRALAQIASEKDVMARAAEAEVVLGALSEREREVLEGLAQGYPNKTIAYDLGISPRTVEVHRANIMTKLKARSLSEALRIAFAAGMGETRI, encoded by the coding sequence ATGAGCGACAAGCCATTGGTTCACGTCATCGACGACGAGGAGAGCGTGCGCCGCGGGGCGAGCTTCTTCCTCAAGACATCGGGCTATGCGGTGCGCACCTGGCCGTCGGGCGTCGCGTTCCTCAAGGAGGTCCGGCATGTCGAGGTGGGTTGCATCCTGCTCGACATCCGCATGCCGGAGATGGACGGCCTTGAGGTCCAGCGCCAACTCAACGAGCGGGGTGTCACCATGCCCGTCATCGTGCTGACCGGCCATGGCGACGTGGCGAACGCGGTGACCGCGATGCGCGCCGGCGCGATCGATTTCCTCGAGAAGCCGTTCGACACCGACGCCTTGCAGGACGCGATCACGCGTGCGCTCGCGCAGATCGCCTCCGAGAAGGACGTGATGGCCCGGGCGGCGGAGGCCGAGGTGGTGCTGGGGGCCCTCAGCGAGCGCGAGCGCGAGGTGCTCGAGGGGCTCGCCCAGGGCTATCCCAACAAGACGATCGCCTATGACCTCGGCATCTCGCCAAGGACGGTGGAAGTGCATCGCGCCAACATCATGACCAAGCTCAAGGCACGCAGCCTGTCGGAGGCGCTTCGCATCGCCTTTGCTGCCGGTATGGGGGAAACCCGGATCTGA